In the Hyphomonadaceae bacterium BL14 genome, one interval contains:
- the purD gene encoding phosphoribosylamine--glycine ligase, protein MNILIIGSGGREHALAWKIAQSPLTEVVWCAPGSPAMDQIGPCFDVAADDVKGLHDLALQLEPDLIVIGPEAPLAGGLADGLRARGFDVFGPGAEGAKLEASKGFAKDFMARLGVPTAMYRKVTDLVSARAFFDSLPPPYVIKADGLAGGKGVVIAPDVDTAIHEAGAMLSGKFSGAGTELVLEEFMHGEEASVFVLTDGVNRLTLPACQDHKRLLDGDEGPNTGGMGAYAPAPMMTPELLKEVDESIAAPIIDAMAQAGFPYQGVLYIGLMITPEGPKVVEFNVRFGDPECQVLMMSLADDIVQALLACATGGMPARDFARLLPQLDEARPAACVVMASQGYPASYEKGSVIKGLKAAGAVEGVMVFHAGTGVNDEGEWIAAGGRVLTITAAGDTLEQAVSRAYEAVDLIDWPQGVHRRDIAWRALAPG, encoded by the coding sequence ATGAACATCCTCATCATCGGGTCGGGCGGGCGCGAGCATGCGCTGGCCTGGAAGATCGCCCAGAGCCCTCTGACGGAGGTGGTCTGGTGCGCGCCGGGCAGTCCGGCCATGGACCAGATCGGCCCGTGCTTCGATGTGGCCGCCGACGATGTGAAGGGGCTGCACGATCTGGCGCTGCAGCTGGAGCCGGACCTCATCGTGATCGGTCCCGAGGCGCCGCTGGCGGGCGGGCTCGCCGACGGGTTGCGGGCGCGCGGATTTGATGTGTTCGGCCCGGGCGCCGAGGGCGCGAAGCTGGAAGCGTCGAAGGGTTTTGCCAAGGATTTCATGGCGCGTCTCGGCGTGCCGACCGCGATGTACCGCAAAGTGACCGATCTTGTCTCCGCGCGCGCGTTTTTTGACTCGCTCCCGCCGCCTTATGTCATCAAGGCGGACGGTCTGGCAGGGGGCAAGGGTGTGGTCATAGCGCCAGATGTCGACACCGCTATCCACGAAGCCGGGGCGATGTTGTCCGGCAAATTCAGTGGCGCGGGCACCGAGCTTGTCCTCGAGGAATTCATGCACGGCGAGGAGGCGAGCGTGTTCGTCCTCACCGACGGCGTCAACCGTCTGACCCTGCCCGCCTGCCAGGATCACAAGCGGCTTCTGGATGGCGATGAGGGCCCGAACACAGGCGGCATGGGCGCCTACGCCCCCGCCCCGATGATGACGCCGGAGCTCCTCAAAGAGGTGGACGAATCCATCGCTGCGCCGATCATTGATGCCATGGCGCAGGCCGGTTTCCCTTATCAGGGCGTCTTGTATATCGGGCTGATGATCACGCCGGAGGGGCCAAAAGTCGTTGAATTCAATGTGCGTTTTGGCGATCCTGAATGTCAGGTGCTGATGATGAGCCTGGCCGATGACATCGTCCAGGCCCTGCTCGCCTGCGCGACGGGGGGCATGCCCGCGCGCGATTTCGCCCGGCTCCTGCCGCAGCTCGACGAGGCGCGCCCGGCAGCCTGTGTGGTGATGGCCAGCCAGGGCTATCCGGCGTCTTACGAAAAAGGTTCGGTGATCAAGGGACTTAAGGCGGCCGGCGCGGTGGAGGGCGTGATGGTGTTTCACGCCGGAACCGGCGTCAACGATGAGGGCGAATGGATCGCCGCCGGCGGGCGTGTGCTGACGATCACCGCGGCGGGCGACACGCTGGAACAGGCCGTGTCGCGCGCCTATGAGGCGGTTGATCTCATCGACTGGCCGCAAGGCGTGCACCGCCGCGACATCGCCTGGCGCGCGCTGGCGCCAGGCTAA
- a CDS encoding ATP-dependent Clp protease proteolytic subunit: MAYAFDDRLIRNDDEDEDEREDKNAPQTSDYVGKALFESRTILITGGINDKVARSVCAQLFALAAKSDDPILMVISSPGGHVESGDMIHDTMKFVKPRVIVLGTGWVASAGALIFVAADKEDRYCLPNTRFLLHQPSGGAGGPASDIEIQVREMRMMRDRLNHIFADATGQPLSRIEEDTDRDFWLTAKGAVEYGLCHKIVSRQDEIKR; encoded by the coding sequence ATGGCCTACGCGTTCGATGACCGCCTGATTCGCAATGATGACGAAGATGAGGACGAGCGCGAGGACAAGAACGCGCCCCAGACCAGCGATTATGTCGGCAAGGCGCTGTTTGAAAGCCGCACCATCCTGATCACCGGCGGCATCAACGACAAGGTGGCGCGCAGCGTGTGCGCCCAGCTGTTCGCCCTGGCGGCCAAGAGCGATGACCCCATTCTGATGGTGATCTCCTCGCCCGGCGGCCATGTGGAATCAGGCGACATGATCCACGACACGATGAAGTTCGTGAAACCGCGTGTGATCGTGCTGGGCACGGGCTGGGTGGCGAGTGCAGGCGCGCTGATCTTCGTGGCGGCCGACAAGGAAGACCGCTACTGCCTGCCCAATACCCGCTTCCTCCTGCACCAACCCTCGGGCGGCGCAGGCGGACCGGCCAGCGATATCGAGATCCAGGTGCGCGAGATGCGCATGATGCGCGACCGGCTGAACCATATTTTCGCCGACGCCACCGGCCAGCCTTTGTCCCGCATCGAGGAAGACACCGACCGCGATTTCTGGCTGACCGCCAAGGGCGCAGTGGAGTACGGGCTATGCCACAAAATCGTCTCGCGCCAGGACGAAATCAAGCGGTAA
- a CDS encoding molybdopterin-binding protein, whose translation MKSDVSAAVLLIGDEILSGRTQDANLKQIAEFLQPLGVPVKEARVVADDQDAIIAAVRALSAAYDYVFTTGGIGPTHDDITADAMAVAFGRTIDVREDARKILEHWYARSGTQITDARLRMARIPVGASLINNPVTGAPGFQIENVFVMAGVPKITRGMLEDVAHRIEGGPVTHTVSVRLEDVREGDIAQALGALAGEHPEVSFGSYPWFEDDGGTLRRGVVLVARGRDQAFLDYLRGQLEALG comes from the coding sequence ATGAAGTCCGATGTCAGCGCAGCGGTCCTGTTGATCGGGGACGAGATTCTGTCTGGACGCACCCAGGACGCCAACCTGAAGCAGATCGCCGAGTTTTTGCAGCCGCTGGGCGTGCCGGTCAAGGAAGCGCGGGTGGTGGCGGACGATCAGGATGCGATCATAGCGGCGGTGCGCGCCCTGTCAGCGGCGTATGATTATGTTTTCACCACAGGGGGGATAGGACCCACCCATGATGACATCACCGCCGACGCCATGGCCGTCGCCTTCGGGCGCACCATCGATGTGCGTGAGGATGCCCGCAAAATCCTGGAGCACTGGTATGCGCGCTCCGGGACGCAGATCACCGACGCCCGCCTGCGCATGGCGCGAATCCCTGTGGGCGCAAGCCTGATCAACAATCCGGTGACCGGCGCGCCGGGCTTTCAGATCGAGAATGTGTTCGTGATGGCGGGCGTCCCGAAGATCACCCGCGGCATGCTGGAGGATGTGGCGCACCGGATTGAGGGCGGGCCGGTCACTCATACGGTGTCGGTGCGCCTGGAAGACGTGCGCGAGGGGGATATCGCGCAGGCGCTGGGAGCGCTGGCCGGGGAGCATCCGGAAGTCTCCTTCGGCTCCTATCCCTGGTTCGAGGATGATGGCGGAACCTTGCGCCGCGGCGTGGTGCTGGTGGCGCGCGGCCGTGACCAGGCCTTTCTGGACTACCTGCGCGGCCAGCTGGAAGCGCTGGGCTGA
- the sfsA gene encoding DNA/RNA nuclease SfsA, with the protein MQLPPLTEARLLRRYKRFLADVEIPGQGLTVVHCPNPGAMTGLALRGARCWLSHHESPARKLAWTLEIVEADDALVGINTNTPNALAEEAIRSGVIEELAGYDSIRREAAAGEASRLDFLLTGEAWPRTWVEVKNVHLMRQPGLAEFPDSVTARGAKHLTELASLARKGERAVQLFIIQRGDCNRLMPAADIDPAYAAALKAAHGDGVEVLAYACEITLETITVTRAIEVVL; encoded by the coding sequence ATGCAATTGCCGCCCCTGACTGAAGCCCGATTGCTGCGCCGTTACAAGCGCTTCCTGGCGGACGTGGAGATTCCGGGCCAGGGGCTGACAGTCGTGCACTGCCCCAATCCCGGGGCCATGACGGGCCTGGCGCTGCGCGGGGCGCGTTGCTGGCTGTCTCATCATGAAAGTCCGGCACGCAAGCTTGCCTGGACGCTGGAGATCGTCGAGGCCGATGACGCGCTGGTGGGCATCAACACCAACACACCCAACGCCCTGGCTGAAGAAGCGATCCGCTCCGGCGTGATTGAAGAGCTGGCGGGCTATGACTCCATCCGGCGCGAGGCGGCGGCGGGGGAGGCCTCCCGGCTGGATTTCCTGCTCACGGGCGAGGCCTGGCCGCGCACCTGGGTCGAGGTGAAGAACGTCCACCTGATGCGCCAGCCGGGACTGGCCGAGTTTCCCGACAGCGTCACGGCGCGCGGTGCCAAACACCTTACCGAGCTGGCGTCTCTGGCGCGCAAGGGCGAGCGGGCGGTGCAGCTCTTCATCATCCAGCGCGGCGACTGCAACCGCCTCATGCCCGCCGCCGATATCGATCCCGCCTATGCAGCAGCGCTCAAGGCAGCGCATGGGGACGGGGTGGAAGTGCTGGCCTATGCCTGCGAGATCACGCTGGAGACGATCACCGTGACGCGCGCGATCGAGGTGGTCCTGTGA
- a CDS encoding acyl-CoA thioesterase produces MTAWDLPSPFIHRITAQAGDIDIFGHANNAAYLRWADETAWAHWEADGLTRQHCLDADRGMAIVRTEADYLGHIRAAEALDCAVWIAQSDGRLRAERWYQFRRGATGETVFRAVTKLVCFQLSTGRPARMTGPFAAHYAVPEPELAAAAGAFMTHLTR; encoded by the coding sequence GTGACCGCCTGGGATCTGCCGTCACCGTTCATCCATCGCATCACCGCGCAGGCGGGCGATATCGACATTTTCGGGCACGCCAATAACGCGGCCTATCTGCGATGGGCGGACGAGACTGCCTGGGCGCACTGGGAGGCGGACGGGCTGACGCGTCAGCACTGTCTGGACGCGGATCGTGGTATGGCAATCGTGCGCACCGAAGCCGACTATCTTGGCCATATCCGCGCGGCTGAGGCGCTCGATTGCGCAGTCTGGATCGCGCAATCCGACGGGCGGTTGCGGGCCGAACGCTGGTATCAGTTCCGCCGTGGCGCGACAGGCGAGACAGTGTTCCGGGCCGTGACGAAGCTCGTCTGCTTCCAGCTCTCCACCGGCCGGCCCGCGCGCATGACGGGGCCGTTCGCGGCGCATTACGCGGTGCCGGAGCCGGAACTGGCCGCTGCCGCCGGCGCATTCATGACGCATTTGACACGTTGA
- a CDS encoding M28 family metallopeptidase, with the protein MRKVFICAAVLAVSACSVSQEPARPALEVTPGAIEAHIRFLADDHMEGREAGSRGYALATNYVEAQYRLIGLEPGGLEGYRAAVPLQTLTPLPEQAEMRIDGTAMVPGDDFIVGAHPAHGHSTVEAGAVFVGYGLVAPGLGLDAYDGLDLDGRIAVVLAGTPAGLPSDVAAHLNNPRTKAEFAAQAGAVGLIVIPAEGLTRWSFRRMAPMAGRPSMTTAAAAAPEQIRVIASVSDETAAQLFARAPQDFETMVAAARNGDALTGFDLGVSVALSQGTARETIHDDNVVGVLPGSDPALANEAVIVTAHLDHTGICRPMEDDSICNGALDNASGISVMLETARALASGPRPARPVVFIALAAEEKGLLGAAHIASNPTPAMGRMAANVNLDMPVILYEFNDMIAFGAEHSTLGPIAEAAASSRNVRLSPDPIPEQSLFVRSDHYHFVRAGVPSLFLMTGFSSPDEADDEGRGFLGFLSGNYHQPGDDLSQPLRFDQGAKFANINLAIIQAIANAPEAPRWNADSFFAGE; encoded by the coding sequence GTGCGTAAAGTCTTTATCTGCGCTGCAGTTTTGGCAGTTTCGGCCTGTTCGGTCAGCCAGGAGCCGGCCCGTCCGGCTCTGGAGGTGACCCCCGGTGCCATCGAGGCGCATATCCGCTTTCTGGCTGATGATCATATGGAAGGCCGCGAGGCCGGATCACGTGGCTATGCGCTGGCCACCAATTATGTCGAAGCGCAATACCGCCTGATCGGGCTGGAGCCCGGCGGACTTGAAGGCTATCGCGCGGCCGTGCCGCTGCAGACCCTGACACCGCTGCCCGAGCAGGCCGAGATGCGCATTGATGGCACCGCCATGGTGCCGGGTGACGACTTCATCGTCGGGGCCCATCCCGCCCATGGCCATAGCACGGTGGAAGCCGGAGCCGTATTCGTAGGCTACGGCCTTGTCGCGCCGGGTCTGGGCCTGGATGCCTATGACGGGCTGGATCTTGATGGCCGGATCGCGGTTGTGCTGGCCGGAACCCCGGCAGGCTTGCCGTCCGACGTGGCCGCCCACCTCAATAATCCGCGCACCAAGGCCGAATTTGCCGCGCAGGCCGGGGCGGTGGGGCTCATCGTGATCCCCGCCGAAGGCCTGACCCGCTGGTCCTTCCGCCGCATGGCCCCGATGGCGGGCCGGCCCTCCATGACCACCGCTGCCGCCGCAGCGCCGGAACAGATCCGCGTCATCGCGTCCGTTTCCGATGAGACCGCGGCACAATTGTTTGCCCGCGCTCCGCAGGATTTCGAAACGATGGTGGCGGCGGCCCGCAATGGCGACGCGCTGACGGGGTTTGATCTGGGCGTCTCTGTAGCCCTGTCTCAGGGCACGGCGCGCGAAACCATCCATGATGACAATGTGGTGGGCGTGCTGCCGGGCAGCGACCCGGCGTTAGCCAATGAGGCGGTAATCGTCACCGCGCACCTGGATCACACCGGCATCTGCCGCCCGATGGAGGACGATTCCATCTGCAATGGCGCGCTGGACAATGCGTCAGGCATCTCGGTGATGCTGGAGACAGCGCGTGCGCTGGCATCAGGCCCGCGCCCGGCGCGCCCGGTCGTGTTCATCGCTCTGGCGGCCGAGGAAAAGGGCCTGCTGGGTGCCGCTCACATCGCGTCCAACCCGACCCCGGCCATGGGCCGCATGGCGGCGAACGTCAATCTCGACATGCCGGTCATCCTCTATGAGTTCAACGACATGATCGCGTTTGGCGCCGAGCACTCCACGCTGGGCCCGATCGCAGAGGCCGCGGCAAGCAGCCGCAATGTGCGCCTGTCGCCCGATCCCATCCCGGAGCAATCCCTGTTCGTGCGATCGGACCATTATCACTTTGTGCGCGCCGGCGTGCCCTCGCTTTTCCTGATGACGGGCTTCTCCAGCCCCGATGAGGCCGATGACGAGGGGCGCGGTTTCCTCGGTTTCCTCAGCGGCAATTATCACCAGCCCGGCGACGATCTCAGCCAGCCGCTGCGCTTCGACCAGGGTGCGAAATTCGCCAATATCAACCTGGCCATTATCCAGGCCATTGCGAACGCGCCGGAGGCCCCGCGCTGGAATGCGGACAGCTTCTTCGCAGGCGAGTAG
- the map gene encoding type I methionyl aminopeptidase: MRKAGRLAASALDMLVDHVRPGVTTEALDNLVRTYFLEHGAKPATLFYKGYTKSSCTSINHVVCHGIPNEKPLKDGDIVNIDVTCILDGWHGDTSRMFPVGEVRRKAERLVEVTYEAMMRGIAIIRPGATFGDIGWAIQSFAESQRCSVVRDFCGHGIGRLFHDAPNVLHFGEAGYGPVLEEGMFFTVEPMLNAGKSGVKVLSDGWTAVTRDKSLSAQFEHTVGVTADGVEIFTRSPKGLDCPPWR, from the coding sequence ATGCGCAAGGCTGGCCGGCTGGCCGCGTCGGCGCTGGACATGCTGGTCGATCATGTGCGGCCCGGCGTCACCACCGAGGCGCTGGATAATCTGGTGCGCACGTATTTCCTGGAGCATGGTGCCAAGCCGGCGACCCTGTTTTACAAGGGCTACACCAAGTCCAGCTGTACCTCGATCAACCACGTGGTTTGCCACGGTATTCCCAACGAGAAGCCGCTCAAAGACGGGGATATCGTCAATATCGATGTCACCTGCATTCTCGATGGCTGGCATGGCGACACCAGCCGGATGTTTCCGGTGGGCGAGGTGCGCCGCAAGGCCGAGCGCCTGGTGGAAGTGACCTATGAGGCCATGATGCGCGGCATCGCCATAATCCGCCCCGGTGCCACGTTTGGCGATATTGGCTGGGCGATCCAGTCCTTCGCCGAAAGCCAGCGCTGCTCCGTGGTGCGCGATTTCTGCGGCCATGGTATCGGGCGGCTGTTCCACGATGCGCCGAATGTGCTGCACTTTGGCGAGGCCGGTTACGGTCCGGTGCTCGAAGAAGGCATGTTCTTCACCGTCGAGCCCATGCTCAACGCGGGCAAGTCGGGCGTGAAAGTGTTGTCGGACGGCTGGACAGCGGTGACCCGCGACAAGTCCCTGTCCGCCCAGTTCGAGCACACGGTCGGCGTGACGGCGGACGGGGTGGAAATTTTCACGCGCTCGCCCAAAGGTCTCGACTGCCCGCCCTGGCGCTAG
- a CDS encoding beta/gamma crystallin family protein, with the protein MFTLMRLCAAAAAVVFAATSAADAQRGGRGPDRPAIVLYEHANFQGRSIRIDGDAPNFAWIDFNDRASSARVEGGQWDVCEHADYRGTCVSLTSDVAQFTGRLNSQISSVRAVHRQRPDSRQGVTFWSGPDYTGRAVTLTRPEDNFTRINFNDMARSVEVHSGSWTLCEHASYRGRCVELDRNSGDLARFRMQGIISSATPDGLPHSQPDPGWGGGAPGWGAYPGGIDGATQGVSSRFYARPETQGAAVAACITPGSLCGQPAADQMCQRAGMRRATWFSSEPWRGPVIHLGDNRRQQGGTVLIDVLCTY; encoded by the coding sequence ATGTTCACACTCATGCGCCTTTGCGCCGCAGCCGCTGCTGTGGTGTTCGCCGCGACCAGCGCAGCTGATGCCCAGAGGGGGGGACGCGGCCCGGACCGGCCGGCCATCGTCCTCTATGAGCATGCCAATTTCCAGGGCCGCTCAATCCGGATTGATGGTGACGCGCCCAATTTCGCGTGGATCGACTTCAATGACCGAGCCAGTTCAGCCCGGGTCGAGGGCGGCCAGTGGGATGTGTGCGAGCATGCCGACTATCGCGGGACATGTGTGTCGCTGACCAGCGATGTCGCACAGTTCACGGGGCGGCTGAACAGCCAGATCAGCTCGGTGCGCGCCGTCCACCGCCAGCGCCCGGATTCGCGCCAGGGTGTCACCTTCTGGTCCGGCCCCGACTATACAGGGCGCGCTGTGACGCTGACGCGGCCAGAAGACAATTTCACCCGGATCAATTTCAATGACATGGCGCGCTCGGTGGAGGTGCATTCGGGCAGCTGGACGCTGTGCGAACACGCCAGTTACCGGGGACGCTGCGTGGAGCTGGACCGCAATAGCGGCGATCTCGCCCGGTTCCGCATGCAGGGCATTATCAGCTCCGCCACACCGGACGGCCTGCCCCACAGCCAACCCGATCCCGGCTGGGGCGGCGGCGCTCCAGGCTGGGGTGCCTACCCAGGCGGTATTGACGGGGCAACGCAAGGGGTGTCGTCGCGCTTCTACGCGCGCCCCGAAACCCAGGGCGCAGCGGTGGCCGCCTGCATCACACCCGGATCACTATGTGGTCAGCCTGCAGCAGACCAGATGTGTCAGCGCGCCGGCATGCGCCGGGCAACCTGGTTCTCCTCGGAGCCCTGGCGTGGACCGGTTATTCACCTGGGTGACAACCGCCGCCAGCAGGGCGGGACGGTTCTGATCGACGTGCTTTGCACATACTAG
- the ggt gene encoding gamma-glutamyltransferase: MIRIIAAGAAAMSFSIFGDLASAQTFYPGERVTGDHFAGRSPVIARNGMAATAQPLATQVALDILKAGGSAVDAAIAANAALGLMEPTGNGIGGDLFAIVWDPETGEVHGLNAAGRSPMSLSYETVLERSGEAGAIPPLGAMAVSVPGTVDGWFSLHERFGRLPMSEVLAPAIGYAEDGFPVSKTIAFYWARNMRILEQRHANGQIEELANARATYYTPDGAAPVEGEIFRNRDLARTYRLLAEGGRDAYYEGEIAQSIDRYMRRIGGWLSAEDLAAHRSDWVEPLSVNYRGYDVWELPPQGQGIAALQMLNILEDYDLAGMGFMSADALHVMIEAKRLAFEDRARFYADPDFMDIDARALLTDEYADTRRALISMDRAMETVSHGDPAILETADTTYLTVADSSGMMVSLIQSNFRGMGSGLVPDGLGFMLQNRGELFSLDPDRPNAYAPGKLPFHTIIPAMVTRDGQGVMSFGVMGGSMQPQGHVQILVNMIDFGLNVQEAGDTARWRHDGSSSEVGRIGDEAGRGEVFVERGMPDDVRAALEARGHVIRDGDRSFGGYQAIWRDPRTGVLHGATEMRTDGAAQGY; encoded by the coding sequence ATGATCCGCATCATCGCCGCCGGAGCCGCCGCCATGAGTTTTTCCATATTCGGCGATCTGGCCAGCGCTCAGACCTTCTATCCCGGCGAACGTGTAACAGGCGATCATTTCGCCGGACGCTCGCCCGTCATCGCGCGCAACGGCATGGCCGCCACTGCCCAGCCTCTCGCCACACAAGTGGCACTGGATATCCTCAAAGCGGGCGGCAGCGCCGTGGATGCCGCCATAGCGGCCAATGCGGCGCTGGGCCTGATGGAGCCGACCGGCAATGGCATTGGCGGGGATTTGTTCGCCATTGTCTGGGACCCGGAGACCGGCGAGGTGCACGGGCTGAACGCGGCCGGGCGCTCGCCGATGTCGCTCAGCTATGAGACGGTTCTGGAGCGCTCGGGCGAAGCGGGTGCGATTCCGCCGCTGGGTGCCATGGCGGTCTCTGTCCCCGGTACTGTCGACGGTTGGTTCTCGCTGCACGAGCGCTTCGGGCGGCTGCCGATGAGCGAAGTGCTCGCCCCGGCGATTGGCTATGCCGAGGACGGTTTCCCGGTCTCCAAGACCATCGCCTTCTACTGGGCGCGCAATATGCGCATCCTCGAACAGCGCCACGCCAACGGGCAGATCGAGGAGTTGGCGAACGCGCGCGCCACCTACTACACGCCCGACGGCGCCGCCCCGGTGGAGGGCGAAATCTTCCGCAACCGCGATCTTGCGCGCACCTACCGCCTGCTCGCCGAGGGCGGCCGCGACGCGTATTACGAAGGCGAGATTGCGCAGTCTATCGACAGGTATATGCGCCGGATAGGCGGCTGGCTGAGCGCTGAGGATCTGGCGGCGCACCGGTCGGACTGGGTCGAACCGCTGAGCGTGAATTACCGCGGATATGATGTGTGGGAATTGCCGCCCCAGGGTCAGGGGATTGCCGCGCTTCAGATGCTCAACATTCTGGAGGATTACGACCTCGCCGGCATGGGCTTCATGAGCGCCGACGCCCTGCATGTGATGATCGAGGCCAAGCGCCTGGCGTTCGAGGACCGGGCCCGCTTCTACGCCGACCCGGACTTCATGGACATCGACGCGCGCGCCCTGCTCACAGATGAGTATGCCGATACGCGCCGCGCCCTGATCTCCATGGACCGGGCGATGGAAACCGTGTCCCACGGCGATCCGGCGATCCTGGAGACCGCCGACACCACCTATCTGACCGTGGCCGATTCCAGCGGCATGATGGTGTCGCTGATCCAGTCAAACTTCCGCGGCATGGGCTCCGGCCTGGTGCCGGACGGGCTGGGTTTCATGCTGCAGAACCGCGGCGAGCTGTTCAGCCTGGATCCTGACCGCCCCAACGCCTACGCGCCGGGCAAGCTGCCCTTCCACACCATCATCCCGGCCATGGTGACGCGCGACGGCCAGGGGGTGATGAGCTTTGGCGTCATGGGCGGCTCCATGCAGCCTCAGGGCCATGTGCAGATCCTCGTCAATATGATCGATTTCGGCCTGAACGTGCAGGAGGCGGGCGACACCGCGCGCTGGCGTCATGACGGGTCCAGCTCGGAGGTTGGCCGCATTGGCGATGAGGCCGGCAGGGGCGAAGTCTTCGTCGAACGCGGTATGCCGGACGATGTGCGCGCCGCGCTGGAAGCACGCGGCCATGTCATCCGCGACGGCGACCGGTCGTTCGGCGGCTATCAGGCGATCTGGCGCGACCCGCGCACCGGCGTCCTGCACGGTGCCACCGAAATGCGCACGGACGGTGCCGCGCAAGGGTATTGA